In a single window of the Mesorhizobium shangrilense genome:
- a CDS encoding YidB family protein, translating into MAMAFRASALPSLSRNDNILIELAGGGHSSREETMASRNMTALLAMLAVAGWQNRDRLGELLGSITGQSAGGQAGGTRPGAGVASAGAGGLGGLLGELFGGSPGAKQTDVSGGLGELIDNFSGSGHGDVADSWVQPGPNKDVEEPQLAEALGSDTIDQLASQTGLSREELLARLKSVLPEAVDKMTPNGRLPTREETSPW; encoded by the coding sequence ATGGCTATGGCCTTTCGCGCTTCGGCGCTTCCCTCATTGTCACGAAATGATAATATCCTGATTGAACTTGCGGGCGGCGGGCATTCTTCCAGGGAGGAAACAATGGCGTCTCGCAACATGACAGCCCTGCTCGCAATGCTGGCCGTGGCCGGTTGGCAGAACCGCGATCGACTTGGCGAATTGCTTGGCAGCATCACCGGCCAATCCGCTGGCGGCCAGGCGGGAGGCACACGTCCGGGAGCTGGAGTCGCATCGGCTGGCGCCGGCGGTCTTGGTGGGTTGCTCGGCGAACTTTTCGGGGGCTCTCCAGGAGCAAAGCAGACGGATGTGTCAGGCGGACTGGGCGAATTGATCGACAACTTCAGCGGCAGCGGGCATGGCGATGTTGCCGACTCATGGGTTCAGCCCGGACCAAACAAGGACGTGGAAGAACCCCAACTCGCCGAAGCGCTCGGGAGCGACACCATAGACCAACTCGCCAGCCAGACAGGGCTTTCGCGAGAGGAACTGCTCGCGCGCCTGAAGAGTGTTCTGCCCGAGGCCGTCGACAAGATGACCCCGAACGGTCGCCTGCCGACCCGGGAGGAGACGTCGCCGTGGTAA
- a CDS encoding GlsB/YeaQ/YmgE family stress response membrane protein, which yields MDILWTILIGLAAGIVAKYLLFRSRTEPSDFVMTAILGIVGAIVATFLGRALGWYGPGQQAGFVGAVVGAVIVLLVWGYVVRRRDTAPATRDPNRPTPPT from the coding sequence ATGGACATCCTTTGGACGATCCTCATCGGATTGGCAGCCGGCATAGTCGCCAAGTATCTCCTCTTTCGTTCAAGGACCGAGCCCAGCGATTTTGTAATGACCGCGATTCTGGGGATTGTCGGCGCCATAGTCGCCACTTTCCTCGGTCGCGCGCTCGGCTGGTATGGTCCCGGTCAGCAGGCGGGCTTCGTTGGCGCTGTTGTGGGAGCTGTCATCGTCTTGCTGGTTTGGGGGTATGTCGTTCGCAGGCGCGACACTGCCCCGGCGACGCGTGACCCGAACCGGCCGACGCCACCCACCTGA
- a CDS encoding universal stress protein: protein MTYRTFLVIIQNEDDVDRVLQFAIPLVEQTKGHLIGLHTEAIPIAYSSPVGFPEAEFMQATSEVNAERAAKLEEVFRGKVGPLGISHDWRSLESFSGDSGVSGLSSARSVDLVVVAQPSPHAQTPAADVETLIFDSGRPVLIAPFSGPLTTTFKRVLVAWNASREASRAAFDALPFILAAEHTEVLVVDAEDNPARPADRAGEGIAATLRRHGANVSVARLESGRRGIDEVIVQRVAERAIDLVVLGAYSHSRLREFLFGGVTRTVLKSMAVATFMSR from the coding sequence ATGACCTACAGAACTTTTCTCGTCATCATCCAGAACGAAGACGATGTTGACCGCGTGCTGCAGTTCGCGATCCCGCTCGTGGAGCAGACGAAAGGGCACCTGATCGGCTTGCATACCGAGGCGATCCCGATTGCCTATTCCAGCCCGGTCGGTTTTCCCGAGGCCGAATTCATGCAGGCGACGAGCGAGGTGAACGCCGAGCGCGCGGCAAAGCTGGAAGAGGTATTCAGGGGCAAGGTCGGGCCGCTGGGCATCTCGCACGACTGGCGCAGCCTGGAGAGTTTTTCCGGCGACAGCGGCGTCTCCGGCCTGTCCAGCGCACGTTCCGTCGACCTGGTCGTCGTCGCGCAGCCCTCCCCCCATGCACAGACCCCCGCCGCCGACGTCGAGACCCTGATCTTTGACAGCGGGCGGCCAGTCCTGATCGCGCCGTTCTCCGGGCCGCTCACCACCACCTTCAAGCGCGTTCTTGTCGCCTGGAACGCGAGTCGCGAGGCATCCCGGGCGGCGTTCGACGCACTGCCCTTCATTCTCGCCGCTGAGCACACCGAGGTGCTCGTCGTCGACGCAGAGGATAATCCTGCCCGCCCTGCCGACAGGGCCGGCGAAGGCATCGCCGCGACGCTGCGCCGGCACGGCGCCAATGTGTCCGTGGCCCGACTGGAGTCAGGGCGCCGCGGCATAGACGAGGTCATCGTGCAGCGCGTCGCGGAGCGGGCGATCGATCTCGTCGTGCTCGGCGCCTATAGCCATTCCCGCCTGCGCGAGTTCCTGTTTGGCGGCGTCACCCGCACCGTCCTGAAGTCGATGGCGGTGGCGACATTCATGTCGCGCTGA
- a CDS encoding competence/damage-inducible protein A, giving the protein MSDVVTAAMIVIGDEILSGRTQDRNIGHLAAVMTAVGIDLKEVRIVADEEDDIVAAVNALRARYTYVFTTGGIGPTHDDITADSIAKAFGVPCDYDAKAYAMLAESYAKRGMEFTEARKRMARLPVGSEHIDNPVSVAPGFRIGNVHCMAGVPAVFQAMLDNVVPTLRTGAKLLSAAVHCPFGEGVIGGPLAEVQKRYPDTIIGSYPKFADGTFWTELVVRARSQDALDAARIEVEAMVNGLAEQR; this is encoded by the coding sequence ATGTCAGACGTCGTCACCGCCGCCATGATCGTCATCGGCGACGAGATCTTGTCGGGCCGCACGCAGGACCGGAACATCGGCCACCTGGCCGCCGTCATGACGGCCGTGGGCATAGATCTCAAGGAGGTGCGTATCGTTGCCGACGAGGAAGACGACATCGTCGCCGCGGTGAACGCGCTGCGCGCCCGTTACACCTACGTCTTCACGACGGGCGGCATCGGCCCGACGCATGACGACATCACCGCCGACTCGATCGCCAAGGCGTTCGGCGTGCCCTGCGACTACGACGCGAAGGCCTATGCGATGCTTGCCGAGAGCTACGCGAAGCGCGGCATGGAATTCACCGAGGCGAGGAAGCGCATGGCGCGCCTGCCGGTGGGCTCTGAGCACATCGACAATCCGGTCTCGGTCGCGCCCGGTTTCCGCATCGGCAACGTCCACTGCATGGCGGGGGTGCCGGCCGTGTTCCAGGCGATGCTGGACAATGTCGTTCCTACGCTGCGCACGGGCGCAAAGCTGTTGTCGGCCGCCGTCCATTGCCCGTTCGGCGAGGGCGTCATCGGCGGCCCGCTGGCCGAGGTCCAGAAGCGTTATCCGGATACGATCATCGGATCCTACCCAAAATTCGCAGATGGAACGTTCTGGACGGAGCTGGTTGTCCGCGCCCGTTCGCAGGACGCGCTGGACGCCGCCCGGATCGAAGTCGAGGCTATGGTGAACGGGCTGGCCGAGCAGCGCTGA